In Euphorbia lathyris chromosome 2, ddEupLath1.1, whole genome shotgun sequence, the sequence AAATAACAGACAACTGAAATATAAATGACAAATATAATTCCAGGTTTCTGAACAGGATAACTACTTACCAGAGGATTTCTACAGTTGACCAGCCTACAATCCTCCAATGAACCTTCCAGCATCCAACTTTCCCAGACATCAAAGCTGTGACTAGCAAATACAAATTCCATTCTTCTGTTGATCTGCAATTTCAAGATAGAAGTTCACCTTAATCCAACACTGCGAAACTTCGTCTTAATTACGATATAGCAGGTACCAATATATTGGACTAATGTATGCTTGGTATTTCAATTGATCCATTAACAGTCTCAATGCATATGCTCTTTAGCCCAAGTTACAACTCAATGAATTCCACAAAGATGTCTTAACCAGATATAACGATTAGAAGCATGCAGCTTTTGCCTTGAAAATGCCCCACAGGCAATACCTAGCCAAAGTCACATTCTCTGCAGTTCATACTATCGTAAACTAAACCAGTAATATAAATAGGTCTCGTGTTTACCACTAGGAGATTACAGCATGCCTTGGATATTTAAAAATTTGAATATTACCAAGGTAAAGAAGGGTGACCATAAAACAGTATCTTGCAAGCTAGTTACCTAAAtacctattataaaataaaaaaaataaaagtgactAGTAGAGAGAAGGTAAGAGTAGCACTGGAAGTGCAAGCTCTAAAAATTTGATCCTTTGAGAATATTAAGTACCTGCAATAACTTTCCACCAGCAGCAAAAGAGCGCAATCCAATCGTGTCCTACAGAAAACAAGTCCACATAAACACATTAATTAAATTAAGCAACCTATTGGAATTTTGCCACAGACAAGAAACAAACTACAGaagagaaggaaaaaaaaaaagagaaaagaaaaacctTGCTTCTGAAAACGACAAGGAACTGAGCTGCAGGGTCTCTTTTTCTGACATTAGACATAGCATCCAGGAACCAACCACCACCTTTAACTCTCTGTCTTGAGACATGGAGTGCAGGACGGTCTCTAGCATACAGTGCAATTACATATCCATCTTTCAACAGTTCACCAGATTTTCCAATGAGCTTCTTGTTTAATCTTGAAAGTTGGTCAGAAGTTGACTCTAGCATTGGTTCTATTGGCATTTTCCTATTTCTTGAGTCTTCAGGGGAAGCAAATCGAGAACCAGAACTTAGCACTTGATCAGTGCCACTCATAGCAGTGTCATCCTCTCGATGTGAAGTGCTTTCTTTTTCCACTAAAGAAGGATCGTCTGATTTCTGTGGAGGTTTTTGCCGGCCATGTCTTTTTTTGGCCTTCTTACCTGATCTACTGCGTCTTCCTTCAGACCTTATAGTTGAATTTTGAGTTAAGCCAGTACCCTGAGCCTGGCTTGAAGTAGTTTCTGTTGATTTATTAATACTTCTTCTATGGGAGGTTTCAGGAGTTACCTGAATATCATCTGTCAACTGCTCATCAACAGAAGCCAGCTGAGAACTCTTTTTGTCTTGTTTGTGGAATTGTTCGTTTTCATCCCCTACTTCACTTTCCTCCTCATCAGATATGAAATCCTTTGGAATGATCCCATCAAAGAAGAAAGACTGCAATAAAGAGAGAGCTTTCTCTCTTATCTCCATCCACACTTCTTCACTATAATCTGCACTTCGTGGAAGTATCAAGACATTTGGCATCTCTTTCACCTGAAGCAAAGATAAATTAATCACCAATTAGTAACTAGTAAGACCATAAAAGACTGTACACTCAGGTACATAGCACTTACATCAAAATCTCAACTAAAGCACAATCATTCTTTGCATAAATAAATCAAGACATTTGCTTGTAAAGCCTAAACAGGTCATCCAGGCACCATGTGGCTTCTATGAAAGAACATCAGGTGCTAGGAGCTTGTCCCCTCtagaattgaaataaatttattattgttttagtTCATAATCAATTTTCAAACTTATAAATCAAAATAAGAAAGGATCGTATTGgttgctgctgaaaacaccttCTGTATCCCCTTCTGGCTATCTTGATGGAAGAAACATATTTTAGATAGATAACACAAGGCATGTTTTCCAAAAAAGCCttgaaaaaataaacaaatactTATTATAACTAGTAGTTTTATTATGTGAAGATAAAACTCCATACCTGCTAAATACATTTTGTTATCATTGCTTTTGCTTTAATGGAATATAAAAAGAGATTTTTTTAGTACCTTTATAGACAAAAAGAAGGCTAGATATTTGGTGCTTAAATTAGCAAATGGATTTCAAATAGAGAGATGTGTTGATTGACTTATTGCTAAATGTGATACTCAATTCCAGTTCAAGAAGGCAATGAAACATGAGCATTTTAATCATATCCGCATTTTTTATGCTTCtttaaagggcggcccggtcgcattacgcgtccccgctgagcgagggtccggggaggggtcccaccacaagggtgtattgggggcaagccttcccttgccaatttaattgacAAGAGGCTgcccctaagactcgaacccgtgacctctggtcacacgacaacaacgtttttaccgttgcgccaattTTTTATGCTtctttatggaaaaaaaaaaaggttggcAGAAGAAGCAGCATAAATGGACGATTAGATTGAAAGGAATCTGGTACACATAAAAGAAGATACTGCATGCACATAGACACAAAGGTATTAATCATTACACATTAAAAAAGGATAATCAAAATTCCAGATGAAAATGATTCCAAGACCAAAAGTCAAAACATACCCATGCTTCCATCCACTGTGGCCCTTCAGCACCATCCAAAGCACAGCCAGCCAAGGTACCATCAATCAGAAGCTGCTTCAACGCACAGTCATCCAGAAGCTGACTGCTGCCCGTATTCACAAGAAACGCCCCTACATAGACATAAAGGCCTccaatttaattgaaaacaGGATTCTAAGATTTTCTATCAAGTTCACAAACTATGACAAAAGAATTATACCTGGCTTTATATTCTGCAAACTTTCAGCACTGAGAATCTGAACCGTTTCATTAGTAAGGGCACAATGAAGTGATATAAGGTCACTTGCAGCAAGTAAATCATTAAGAGTATCCATTCTTCGGGCTGCAGGTGGAAATCTTAGGGATGGCCTGCTTACTTTCCCATCTTCCTGAGTAAAACACAGTTTGGGCCCAAAGGTATCACAAGCAAGTCCAGAATGGATGAGAAAATAAGTATACCCATACTAAATAATTGGAAACTCAAGAGAACAACAATTGTGCCAGATTGAAATTTAAGATTCTACATGTTTTCTACACAATGACAATCACATATCAAGCTCACGAAATATCAAGTAAAATAAAGCAATAATGCACATCATATCCAAGTAgcttatcaattttttttaacaaaacaacCAGGCTCCTTACCCACAAAAGACTTAAGATGATGCCCTAGCATAATCTAATAGACATCAGTACATTTTGGACAACCTCAAAACAAATTCGTATCAATGTATTTTGACACTGAATTGCTGATCTGCACACCATGGTGGACAAAAATCACGTATTCTTTATCAAATATATCTTGAGCCTCAAACATTTTTCAGCTATCAAAATTTCTCAAAATGCGAGTGGTTCTTGTACTATACAGTAGGACATTGTCAACATTCTCAGCTTTAGACAAACTTTCTTCTCagctaatttaaaaaaaatcaaagtttcCCCAATCCTATACAAAGCAAAGCACATACAAGATCGCAGTTTTTGGCTTTAAGTACAAGTTGTTCAGCAACTAAACTATTCATAGAAATCACTCTGCATTGTAAAACTCAATCGCATACCTCGTGGACATCAAAATACAACACGCTCATCTTGAACGCCAAGCTCCTATTCGCCAGAGACTTGGCTGATGCAGATCTACCAACAATCCCCAAAACCAGCCCTCTACACCTTCTCATTCCTCGGCATAACGGTTGAACAGAGCCAAGCCATCCCGAAGCCGAAAGCGCATGGCGGGAAAGTAAGTGAGTCCGGCGAAGCAAACCAAGAAACAGAGCCATCACAGTGTCCGCGATCTCTTCAGCCCGCGAAGTATCAACATGAACTAACCGGAGTCCCAGATCGGCAGCGAGAGCTGAGTCGACAGCACGGTCAGCAGAGCCAAGGCATAGGATGAGCTGATAGGGACGGAGGCGTCGTTGGGCGGCACGAGGGAGGTAAGCGAGAGAGTGAACAAGTACAGCGGCAGCTGATTCAATCTTGCCATCAGCTAAGCGGCTGAGAGGAACGTGCTCAACGGTAGCGACGCCGGTAAGAGAGTCTTGCTCGATGGCGCAATCTTCGATACAGTTGAGAGTGACAATTGTAGGAAGAGGTTGTACTTGTACAGGAGTGCTACGGTTGGACATTGCGGCAGATGATCTGATATGACCGATGCTCATaaccttcctcttcttctgtgAATAGAGTTAGTGCAGAGGTGACGCCGGTGGTTGTGGTGGTTAGGGTTTACTGTTGTAAAATTGGGCATTTTCTACCGGGGTTTTAGTGTAACCTACGAAATGAATAAAAGAGCGCATCTGAAGTTTCACAGGCTTTCGTTCGTGACATGATcgctttttttccttttttcctcTTTGGCCAAATGGCTCCACAGCTGTAGGAGAAGTTGAAATGCCCCGACCCGGGTCTTCCTTCTTTCTTGTTCTCTCTCTTAACATCTTTTCCACAagttgcccttttcattttgtCTATTTCCACTTGTGTCCCAACTTCTGTCTACTGTACAATATTCGAATATCAACGGTATAAACTATTTTCGCAATATACAATATTTGAACTTATTAAAGGGGTAAATTATACACATGGCCAGTtaactttatctattttaatattgtgatcactgaactttacacattttaaCATTTATGAccactcaatgcctcaaaaTTACCATTAACAGTCTCAAAATAAACAATTCGaa encodes:
- the LOC136217096 gene encoding C-terminal binding protein AN yields the protein MDHQDQDSNSYGILTSPSWFEIRLFYVRITPCVIDCVPDHLILSHLRRQISTPLEINGSRVPAADSVSVTLRRDRLNKESSEVTYVSTDNVRVTGAVEFEVLENTDLFLCGSLERMESAWGNGSVGLENDSKTGWSMECYLAASVGEGRSAFFQPKMGISAPAVEVYIAGCCGGVPVILTKTILVSPRRKGSRHGVLDAIPEDEETEKEQNRGGDNGLLGLRKVQVTESEGEDYDLDGKNGHMYYTEDMYYGEDGQLSWFNAGVRVGVGIGLGMCLGIGIGVGLLMRSYQATTRNFRRSIGHIRSSAAMSNRSTPVQVQPLPTIVTLNCIEDCAIEQDSLTGVATVEHVPLSRLADGKIESAAAVLVHSLAYLPRAAQRRLRPYQLILCLGSADRAVDSALAADLGLRLVHVDTSRAEEIADTVMALFLGLLRRTHLLSRHALSASGWLGSVQPLCRGMRRCRGLVLGIVGRSASAKSLANRSLAFKMSVLYFDVHEEDGKVSRPSLRFPPAARRMDTLNDLLAASDLISLHCALTNETVQILSAESLQNIKPGAFLVNTGSSQLLDDCALKQLLIDGTLAGCALDGAEGPQWMEAWVKEMPNVLILPRSADYSEEVWMEIREKALSLLQSFFFDGIIPKDFISDEEESEVGDENEQFHKQDKKSSQLASVDEQLTDDIQVTPETSHRRSINKSTETTSSQAQGTGLTQNSTIRSEGRRSRSGKKAKKRHGRQKPPQKSDDPSLVEKESTSHREDDTAMSGTDQVLSSGSRFASPEDSRNRKMPIEPMLESTSDQLSRLNKKLIGKSGELLKDGYVIALYARDRPALHVSRQRVKGGGWFLDAMSNVRKRDPAAQFLVVFRSKDTIGLRSFAAGGKLLQINRRMEFVFASHSFDVWESWMLEGSLEDCRLVNCRNPLAILDVRIEIVATVGEDDGITRWLD